Proteins from one Triticum aestivum cultivar Chinese Spring chromosome 7A, IWGSC CS RefSeq v2.1, whole genome shotgun sequence genomic window:
- the LOC123147394 gene encoding monodehydroascorbate reductase 5, chlorplastic — protein MTSALRQKAAQMASAAAAAAAGTGCYSQTSWALRRLGAGGGALASAATRRRNCSVAAAVFDNQNREYVIVGGGNAAGYAARTFVEHGMADGRLCIVSKEAVPPYERPALTKGYLFPPEKKPARLPGFHTCVGSGGQRQTAEWYKENGIEVLYEDPVEAFDGKTQTLKTSSGKILKYGSLIISTGCAAARLPEKIGGDLPGVHYIRDVADADSLVSSLGKAKKIVVIGGGYIGMEVAAAACGWNLDTTIIFPEDHIMPRLFTPSLAKKYEELYEQNGVKFVKGALIDKLDAGSDGRVSSAILKDGSVVEADTVIVGIGAKPSVSPFEAVGVNIEVGGIEVDSMFRTSIPSIFAIGDVAAFPLKMYDRIARVEHVDHARKSAQHCIETLLTSQAKAYDYLPYFYSRVFEYEGSSRKIWWQFYGDNVGETIEVGNFDPKIATFWIDSDSRLKGVFLESGTSEEFSLLPKLARSQPIVDKAKLKSATSVEDALEIARSSL, from the exons ATGACTTCAG CTCTCCGGCAAAAGGCGGCGCAGATGGCTtccgcggcggcggctgcggcggcggggacggggTGCTACTCGCAGACGTCCTGGGCGCTGCGACGCCTTGGCGCCGGAGGCGGCGCCCTCGCATCGGCGGCCACCCGCAGGAGGAACTGCTCCGTCGCGGCCGCCGTCTTTGACAACCAGAACCGCGA GTACGTGATCGTGGGCGGCGGGAACGCGGCGGGCTACGCGGCTAGGACGTTCGTCGAGCATGGCATGGCCGACGGCCGCCTCTGCATCGTCTCCAAAGAG GCTGTTCCACCATACGAGCGACCGGCACTGACCAAAGGCTATCTGTTTCCCCCAGAAAAAAAGCCGGCACGCCTACCT GGATTCCATACCTGTGTTGGATCTGGTGGCCAGAGGCAGACTGCCGAATGGTACAAGGAGAATGGCATAGAG GTGCTGTATGAGGATCCAGTTGAAGCATTTGATGGCAAAACACAGACCTTGAAAACTTCATCAGGGAAAATTCTGAAGTATGGGTCACTTATCATTTCTACTGGTTGTGCAGCTGCAAG ACTACCTGAGAAAATTGGAGGAGACTTACCTGGAGTTCACTATATACGTGATGTTGCTGATGCTGATTCTCTAGTATCTTCATTG GGAAAAGCAAAGAAAATTGTTGTTATTGGTGGGGGCTATATTGGCATGGAGGTGGCTGCTGCAGCTTGTGGCTGGAATCTTGACACAACT ATAATATTCCCAGAAGATCACATAATGCCAAGATTGTTTACGCCTTCCCTTGCTAAGAAGTATGAGGAACTGTATGAGCAAAATGGCGTCAAATTCGTAAAG GGAGCTCTTATTGACAAACTTGATGCTGGCTCTGATGGAAGGGTGTCTTCAGCTATACTTAAAGATGGTTCTGTTGTTGAAGCTGATACA GTTATTGTTGGTATAGGAGCAAAACCATCTGTCAGCCCCTTCGAAGCTGTGGGAGTTAACATCGAAGTTGGTGGAATAGAG GTTGATTCCATGTTTAGAACAAGTATACCTAGCATCTTTGCTATTGGAGATGTGGCAGCTTTTCCGCTCAAG ATGTATGATAGAATAGCTCGAGTGGAGCATGTGGATCATGCCAGAAAGTCTGCACAACATTGTATAGAAACACTCTTAACATCCCAGGCAAAAGC GTATGACTACCTTCCGTATTTCTATTCTCGAGTTTTTGAGTATGAAGGAAGCTCCAGGAAAATTTGGTGGCAATTCTACGGAGATAACG TTGGTGAAACAATTGAAGTAGGGAACTTTGATCCTAAGATTGCTACCTTCTGGATTGACTCTG ATAGTCGATTGAAGGGTGTTTTCCTTGAGAGTGGAACCTCAGAG GAATTCTCGCTTCTTCCAAAGCTCGCGAGATCACAGCCCATTGTCGACAAAGCTAAGCTCAAGAGTGCAACTTCAGTTGAAGATGCATTAGAGATTGCGAGAAGCTCTCTTTAG